A single Sorex araneus isolate mSorAra2 chromosome 8, mSorAra2.pri, whole genome shotgun sequence DNA region contains:
- the LOC129406838 gene encoding 60S ribosomal protein L22-like 1 translates to MVSKDKKPKRATWKFNLVLTHPVEDGIFDSGNFEQFLGEKVKVNGKTGNLGNVVHIECLKNKITLVSEKQFSKRYLKYLSKKYLKKNNLRDWLRVVASDKETYELCYFQINQDEDGSESED, encoded by the coding sequence ATGGTGTCGAAAGACAAGAAGCCTAAGAGGGCAACCTGGAAGTTTAATTTGGTTCTTACGCATCCTGTAGAAGATGGAATTTTTGACTCGGGAAATTTTGAACAGTTTCTAGGAGAGAAGGTTAAAGTGAATGGAAAAACTGGAAATCTCGGGAATGTTGTTCACATTGAATGCCTGAAGAATAAAATCACCCTTGTTTCTGAGAAACAGTTCTCTAAAAGATACTTAAAATATCTTAGCAAGAAATACCTTAAGAAGAACAATCTCCGTGATTGGCTTCGTGTAGTTGCATCTGACAAGGAAACCTATGAACTCTGCTACTTCCAGATTAATCAAGATGAAGATGGATCTGAGTCTGAGGAttag